One genomic window of Polyangium aurulentum includes the following:
- a CDS encoding methyltransferase, whose amino-acid sequence MNLDVSPEKIMQYVSGHWAAATLSAAVTHSIFTHVESGRATPEAIAKAGGLSVRGVEALLDGLVGMGLVERAEGAYRNSREASAFLVEGKSTYLGAIARRGLNDLDAWKTLPEVVRTGGAGERATSIEGDDMRWKEMVSSLAPLAVPPAEAAVARLGFAKAGARRVLDVGGGSGIFATVLLRANPAARATQIDFPSVNAFARRFVTALGVGSRFETIDGDYHEVDLGEAAYDVVVLSHVSHLEGRAGNAALFPRLKRALKPGGTLVISDFVIDDGRAGPPGALLFHVYTLLHSREGATYRMSDYRTWLGEAGFTEIGAEPAPGGMTLIFAGAG is encoded by the coding sequence ATGAACCTCGACGTCTCGCCCGAGAAGATCATGCAATACGTGAGCGGTCACTGGGCCGCGGCCACGCTCTCGGCGGCGGTGACCCATTCGATTTTCACGCACGTCGAGAGCGGCCGGGCCACACCCGAGGCGATCGCCAAGGCGGGGGGTCTGTCCGTGCGGGGCGTCGAGGCGCTGCTCGATGGACTCGTGGGGATGGGGCTCGTCGAGCGCGCCGAGGGCGCCTACCGCAACTCGCGTGAGGCGAGCGCGTTCCTCGTGGAGGGCAAATCGACCTACCTCGGCGCGATCGCGCGGCGCGGGCTGAACGATCTCGATGCGTGGAAGACGCTGCCGGAGGTCGTGCGCACGGGCGGCGCGGGGGAGCGGGCGACGAGCATCGAGGGCGACGACATGCGGTGGAAGGAGATGGTCTCGTCGCTCGCGCCGCTCGCGGTGCCCCCGGCGGAGGCGGCCGTTGCGCGGCTCGGCTTCGCGAAGGCGGGCGCGCGAAGGGTGCTCGACGTGGGCGGCGGCTCGGGCATCTTCGCGACGGTGCTCCTGCGGGCAAACCCGGCCGCGCGCGCGACGCAGATCGACTTCCCGTCGGTGAACGCGTTCGCGCGCAGATTCGTGACCGCGCTCGGCGTGGGCAGCCGCTTCGAGACGATCGACGGCGATTATCACGAGGTGGATCTCGGCGAGGCTGCGTACGACGTCGTGGTGCTGTCGCACGTCTCGCACCTGGAGGGGCGCGCGGGCAATGCGGCGCTCTTTCCGCGGCTCAAGCGCGCGCTCAAGCCGGGCGGGACGCTCGTGATCAGCGATTTCGTGATCGACGACGGCCGCGCGGGCCCGCCGGGGGCGCTGCTCTTCCACGTGTACACGCTCCTTCATTCGCGCGAGGGAGCGACGTACCGGATGAGCGATTACCGGACCTGGCTGGGGGAGGCGGGCTTCACCGAGATCGGCGCCGAGCCGGCGCCGGGCGGGATGACGCTGATCTTCGCGGGGGCGGGCTGA
- a CDS encoding bifunctional aldolase/short-chain dehydrogenase yields the protein MESRYRPADADLYIDKYADKHGEDLALRVYTSRLLGQDPRLVLHGGGNTSVKSRVTELVGDTTDVIFVKGSGSDLSNIEPEGFPACRLAHLRRLCELPHLTDEQMVAQLRGQMIDPQSPTPSVEALLHAYLPYRYIDHTHADAVLAVVDQPESASLVREVFGDRALFVPYVMPGFLLAKRVVELFRAAVRAGREPSAMVLDKHGMFTWGDTALESYERMIANVTRAERYLEDARAVSRRTISTPAPDACARIGPMIRGALARASGERWISTFRMTPHMLAFCDREDLATITQIGCATPDHVIRTKPKPLVLPALDPSDEHATKSRIESALAAYAADYHDYFRRCSAARPGDRRELDPWPRVVLIQGLGALTLGKTRKEAEIAADIYEHTASIIDTTMSLGGYRPVSELDLFDVEYWSLEQAKLKKTSGAAPPLDRQIALVTGAASGIGLCTARVLLAAGAHVTLTDRDDAALEHAAAPLVSAYKDRAFLLPCDVTSSPDARAAVRKTCLRFGGLDVVVSNAGAAFEGSIHTEAGDSALRTSLELNLLGHQNVARWAAEAMMLQGSGGVLLFNASKSAFNQGPDFGPYAVPKAALVALMRQYAVDLAGFGIRANAVNADRIRTGIFAGGMLEARARARGVGVDEYFRANLLRRETTAEDVAEAFLYLATAEATTGCVITVDGGNAAAFPR from the coding sequence GTGGAGTCCCGCTACCGACCCGCCGACGCCGACCTGTACATCGACAAGTACGCCGACAAACACGGCGAGGACCTCGCCCTGCGCGTCTACACGTCGCGCCTGCTCGGGCAGGATCCCCGGCTCGTGCTGCACGGCGGCGGCAACACCTCCGTCAAATCGCGCGTCACCGAGCTCGTCGGCGACACGACCGACGTCATCTTCGTGAAGGGCAGCGGCTCGGATCTCAGCAACATCGAGCCCGAGGGCTTCCCCGCCTGCCGCCTCGCGCACCTGCGCCGCCTGTGCGAGCTGCCCCATCTGACCGACGAGCAGATGGTGGCGCAGCTCCGCGGCCAGATGATCGACCCGCAGAGCCCCACCCCGAGCGTCGAGGCCCTGCTGCACGCCTACCTGCCCTACCGCTACATCGATCACACCCACGCCGACGCCGTGCTCGCCGTCGTCGATCAGCCCGAATCGGCCTCGCTCGTGCGCGAGGTCTTCGGCGATCGCGCGCTCTTCGTGCCCTACGTGATGCCGGGCTTTCTGCTCGCCAAGCGGGTCGTCGAGCTGTTCCGTGCCGCCGTGCGCGCCGGGCGCGAGCCGAGCGCGATGGTCCTCGACAAGCACGGCATGTTCACGTGGGGCGACACCGCGCTCGAGAGCTACGAGCGCATGATCGCGAACGTCACGCGCGCCGAGCGCTACCTCGAGGACGCGCGGGCCGTCTCGCGCCGCACCATCTCGACCCCCGCGCCCGACGCCTGCGCGCGCATCGGACCCATGATCCGCGGCGCCCTCGCGCGCGCCTCCGGCGAGCGCTGGATCTCGACCTTCCGCATGACGCCCCACATGCTCGCGTTCTGCGACCGCGAGGATCTCGCCACGATCACGCAGATCGGCTGCGCCACGCCCGACCACGTGATCCGCACGAAGCCGAAGCCCCTCGTCCTGCCCGCCCTCGACCCGAGCGACGAGCACGCGACCAAGAGCCGCATCGAGTCCGCGCTCGCCGCCTACGCGGCCGACTACCACGACTACTTCCGGCGCTGCTCGGCCGCGCGTCCGGGCGATCGGCGCGAGCTCGACCCCTGGCCGCGCGTGGTGCTCATCCAGGGGCTCGGCGCGCTCACGCTCGGCAAGACGCGCAAGGAAGCCGAGATCGCCGCCGACATCTACGAGCACACCGCCAGCATCATCGACACGACGATGTCCCTCGGCGGCTACCGGCCCGTGAGCGAGCTCGATCTGTTCGACGTCGAGTACTGGAGCCTCGAGCAGGCCAAGCTCAAGAAGACCAGCGGGGCGGCGCCTCCCCTCGATCGCCAGATCGCGCTCGTCACGGGCGCGGCGTCGGGCATCGGCCTGTGCACCGCGCGCGTCCTGCTCGCGGCGGGCGCGCACGTGACCCTCACCGATCGCGACGACGCGGCCCTCGAGCACGCCGCGGCCCCGCTCGTGTCCGCGTACAAGGACCGCGCGTTCCTCTTGCCCTGCGACGTGACCTCCTCGCCCGACGCGCGCGCCGCCGTGCGCAAGACGTGCCTGCGCTTCGGCGGCCTCGACGTGGTCGTCTCGAACGCGGGCGCGGCCTTCGAGGGGTCGATCCACACCGAGGCCGGCGACAGCGCGCTGCGCACCTCGCTCGAGCTGAACCTGCTCGGCCACCAGAACGTGGCCCGCTGGGCCGCCGAGGCGATGATGCTGCAGGGCTCGGGCGGCGTCCTGCTCTTCAACGCCTCGAAGAGCGCCTTCAACCAGGGCCCCGACTTCGGCCCCTACGCCGTGCCCAAGGCGGCGCTCGTGGCGCTGATGCGCCAGTACGCCGTCGATCTCGCCGGCTTCGGCATCCGCGCGAACGCGGTGAACGCCGATCGCATCCGCACCGGCATCTTCGCGGGCGGCATGCTCGAGGCGCGGGCGCGCGCGCGCGGCGTGGGCGTCGACGAGTACTTCCGCGCGAACCTCCTGCGCCGCGAGACCACGGCCGAGGACGTCGCCGAGGCGTTCCTCTATCTCGCGACGGCCGAGGCCACCACCGGCTGCGTCATCACGGTCGACGGGGGCAACGCGGCCGCATTTCCGCGGTAG